In Scylla paramamosain isolate STU-SP2022 chromosome 31, ASM3559412v1, whole genome shotgun sequence, one DNA window encodes the following:
- the LOC135116331 gene encoding dromaiocalcin-1-like, with translation METRLLLLLVLSPTALGLMVARCPEGWKARGNTDECYKVHSYGSDRTFDDARIYCQARGGDLAYIISEGQRDWLGQLVAATGNVGQNAYMWVGARNVGGSWKWIENDEPLDNMVVQWEGTGEGDCAALTLNSKLIKQDCGQRLKFICHRNIQIPMACDHTIGWEDADNKCYKKSTSPNSWHDAEIECSIEGGHLVSIGSDSEQQLAHDLALEERDKVWIGYTEEVSDRDPYSETLCSLTMTIFKGHRDDQLGSQECFSC, from the exons CGCTTGGGTTGATGGTGGCGCGGTGTCCTGAGGGCTGGAAGGCACGCGGCAACACAGACGAATGCTACAAGGTCCACTCTTATGGCAGTGATCGTACCTTTGACGACGCTAGGATCTACTGTCAGGCACGCGGCGGGGACCTGGCCTACATTATCTCAGAGGGGCAGAGA GACTGGCTGGGGCAGCTCGTGGCGGCCACCGGGAACGTGGGCCAGAACGCCTACATGTGGGTGGGAGCCAGGAACGTCGGCGGGTCCTGGAAGTGGATAGAGAATGATGAACCTTTGGACAACATGGTGGT GCAGTGGGAGGGGACTGGTGAAGGCGACTGTGCTGCCCTCACCCTCAACTCCAAGCTGATCAAGCAAGACTGCGGCCAGCGACTCAAGTTCATCTGCCATAGAAATATAC AAATTCCAATGGCTTGCGATCACACTATTGGCTGGGAGGATGCTGATAACAAGTGctacaag AAATCCACCTCGCCCAACTCGTGGCATGACGCGGAAATCGAGTGTAGCATAGAGGGCGGCCACCTGGTGTCCATAGGCAGCGACTCTGAGCAACAGCTGGCCCACGATCTGGCTCTGGAAGAACGGGACAAGGTCTGGATTGGATACACAGAGGAGGTGAGTGACCGAGATccttattcagaaacgctttgctctctcaccatgactattttcaaaggccacagagatgatcagctgggttctcaagagtgcttctcttgttaa